From a single Adhaeribacter swui genomic region:
- a CDS encoding FecR family protein, protein MKPAIQDLIQKYLQGKATAEEKALVDAYYRSFAKEQPYTPYLTPQSKELLEEKIYAGILQNIEADPVPETKPNFKFITNPRAFYFSVAASFVGILLAFSYYFFIPQDQVVLTTALGQVATFTLPDNSKVTLNGNSELRYTPWSAHQTREVTLRGEAYFSVQHTKNHQKFLVHLPGKMQIEVLGTEFNVTGRPNNTRVVLNSGKVRLRLSNTQKNTPKEVEMEPGDMVELEPKSAKVAKIKVNPEKYSSWSSSMLVLDKTTLRELVSTLENTYGLQVTVPDTSLLRHTFSGKVPKQDAQILLLGLSKAFNLQITKKENQIIIQKH, encoded by the coding sequence ATGAAACCTGCCATTCAGGACCTGATTCAAAAATACCTACAAGGAAAAGCTACCGCAGAAGAAAAAGCGTTAGTAGACGCGTATTATCGTTCTTTTGCGAAAGAACAACCTTATACGCCTTATTTAACTCCCCAAAGCAAAGAATTACTAGAAGAAAAAATTTACGCAGGTATTCTGCAAAACATTGAAGCCGATCCAGTACCGGAAACCAAGCCAAATTTTAAATTTATTACAAACCCACGAGCCTTCTACTTTTCGGTAGCGGCTTCTTTTGTTGGTATACTACTGGCGTTCTCGTACTACTTTTTTATTCCCCAGGATCAGGTAGTATTAACTACTGCGTTAGGCCAGGTAGCCACTTTTACTTTACCAGATAACTCAAAAGTAACTTTAAACGGCAATTCAGAACTCCGCTACACCCCCTGGAGCGCTCACCAAACTCGGGAAGTAACCTTGCGTGGCGAAGCTTACTTTTCGGTGCAACACACTAAAAACCACCAAAAATTTTTAGTGCACCTTCCCGGTAAAATGCAGATAGAAGTACTCGGAACGGAGTTTAACGTAACCGGCCGGCCAAATAACACCCGGGTAGTATTAAACTCCGGCAAAGTGCGCTTACGGCTATCCAATACGCAAAAAAACACCCCCAAAGAAGTAGAAATGGAGCCCGGCGACATGGTAGAATTAGAACCTAAATCTGCCAAGGTAGCCAAAATAAAAGTTAACCCCGAAAAATACTCCTCGTGGAGCAGCTCCATGCTCGTTCTGGATAAAACAACCCTCCGGGAGTTAGTTAGCACCCTCGAAAACACCTATGGTTTACAAGTTACCGTACCCGACACCAGTTTGCTCCGGCATACCTTTTCGGGCAAAGTGCCCAAACAAGACGCTCAAATTTTATTACTGGGCTTAAGCAAAGCTTTTAATTTACAAATAACCAAAAAGGAGAACCAAATCATTATTCAAAAACACTAA
- a CDS encoding RNA polymerase sigma-70 factor, with protein MIATTAKHTSNHLPLKDLTDFDQVYRKYWSTLFDVAYQRVRSTEKAEEIIQDLFVELWEKREQIIIKESMEAYLFGALKFRVLNALRNEQVRTAHLQVVRNEAVTTTNSLEEEINKKDLEAAYQNQVNRLPEKCRAAFELSRQEQLSFKEIATQLNISVNTVEKHVGKALRALRFHLKDFTLTAFFIWFF; from the coding sequence TTGATTGCCACTACCGCAAAACATACCAGTAACCATTTACCACTTAAAGACTTAACCGATTTCGATCAAGTTTACCGTAAGTACTGGTCAACGTTATTCGATGTTGCCTACCAGCGGGTGCGCTCCACCGAAAAAGCCGAAGAAATTATTCAGGATTTATTTGTAGAGCTCTGGGAAAAAAGAGAACAAATTATTATTAAAGAGTCCATGGAGGCATACCTTTTTGGCGCTTTAAAATTCAGGGTTTTAAATGCTTTACGAAACGAGCAAGTACGCACCGCCCACTTGCAGGTAGTGCGCAACGAAGCTGTTACAACAACCAATAGCCTGGAAGAAGAAATCAACAAAAAAGATTTAGAAGCAGCCTACCAAAACCAGGTAAACAGACTGCCCGAAAAATGCCGGGCGGCCTTTGAGCTAAGCCGCCAGGAACAGCTTTCTTTCAAAGAAATTGCTACCCAGTTAAACATTTCGGTTAATACCGTAGAAAAACACGTGGGCAAAGCCTTGCGGGCACTTCGCTTTCACTTAAAAGATTTTACTTTAACGGCCTTCTTTATCTGGTTTTTTTAA
- a CDS encoding RagB/SusD family nutrient uptake outer membrane protein, with translation MKLKIFKKVSTSLLLGAILLGPTSCKDFLDENPPSNLTPNNFYTIPDHAEAALVAVYADLRLGYDGAGIFSSSWQMLEAPTGTSTTETAQNSDLNNLYSLVYDGNTQHIINWWNGMYRIIANANLLLAKVPGITPMDEGQKNRVLGQARFLRAWAYFNAVRLWGDVPLITEPQTIESADFFPTRAPQEQVYNLIIEDLKAAEAAGLPWMDASGKASTAAVKSQLARVYLTMAGYPLNKGTEYYKLAADKAYEVITYANANPGEINLFPTYMDVHRESTENKLEHIFMIQYNTLVAGNPMENMFPNFKPVTYAGPGGTGSTIPTPEFYKSYEPGDLRAKNQEGYFYTSYYTNGNGAPFDLGAPYIFKHFNTTSSGFAGVAGSRNNNLNVPLIRYAEVLLMYAEAQNELGGPTPEAYAAFKRIRDRAQLTTPDLGTYSQASFREAVWRERWHELAYEQITWFDMVRLRKVYNETTNQFDEFVGHQNQGRFPLQERHLLFPIPIPEIQNSPNLVQNPGY, from the coding sequence ATGAAGTTGAAAATATTTAAAAAAGTAAGCACCTCCTTGTTATTAGGTGCTATTTTACTCGGACCCACCTCCTGTAAAGATTTTTTGGATGAGAATCCGCCTTCTAACTTAACGCCGAACAATTTTTATACCATCCCGGATCACGCCGAAGCCGCTTTAGTTGCTGTTTACGCCGATTTACGGTTAGGTTACGATGGAGCTGGTATTTTCTCGTCGAGCTGGCAAATGCTGGAAGCACCCACCGGTACTTCCACTACTGAAACTGCCCAAAATTCGGACTTGAATAACTTGTATTCCCTGGTTTATGATGGTAACACCCAACATATCATTAACTGGTGGAATGGCATGTACCGGATTATTGCCAATGCGAACCTGCTGCTGGCCAAAGTACCAGGAATTACGCCTATGGACGAAGGGCAGAAAAACAGAGTACTGGGTCAGGCTCGGTTCTTACGGGCTTGGGCGTACTTTAATGCGGTCCGTTTGTGGGGCGATGTACCTTTAATTACCGAACCACAAACTATTGAATCGGCCGACTTCTTCCCGACCCGGGCTCCTCAGGAACAAGTTTATAACTTAATTATTGAGGATTTAAAAGCCGCCGAAGCGGCAGGCTTGCCCTGGATGGATGCAAGTGGTAAGGCTTCTACGGCCGCGGTAAAATCGCAATTAGCCCGGGTATACTTAACCATGGCGGGTTATCCTTTAAACAAAGGAACGGAGTACTATAAATTAGCAGCCGACAAAGCTTACGAAGTAATTACCTACGCTAATGCCAATCCTGGAGAGATTAACCTCTTCCCTACGTACATGGATGTGCATAGAGAAAGTACCGAAAACAAGTTGGAGCACATCTTCATGATTCAGTACAATACGCTGGTTGCCGGCAATCCTATGGAAAACATGTTCCCGAACTTTAAACCCGTAACTTACGCTGGTCCGGGCGGTACAGGTAGCACTATTCCTACACCCGAATTCTATAAGTCTTACGAACCAGGCGACTTACGGGCTAAGAACCAGGAAGGTTATTTTTACACCAGCTATTACACCAATGGCAACGGTGCTCCTTTCGATTTAGGCGCTCCTTATATTTTTAAACATTTTAATACTACCTCCAGTGGTTTTGCCGGTGTTGCTGGTTCCCGTAATAATAACCTGAACGTACCCCTCATTCGTTACGCCGAAGTGCTTTTAATGTACGCCGAAGCGCAGAATGAATTAGGTGGCCCTACGCCGGAGGCATACGCCGCTTTTAAAAGAATCCGGGACCGGGCGCAATTAACCACTCCTGATTTAGGCACTTACTCCCAAGCCAGCTTCCGGGAAGCTGTTTGGCGGGAACGCTGGCACGAATTGGCCTACGAACAAATTACCTGGTTCGATATGGTCCGGTTACGGAAGGTGTATAACGAAACTACTAACCAGTTCGACGAATTTGTTGGTCATCAGAACCAAGGCCGTTTCCCATTACAGGAAAGACACCTGCTGTTCCCGATTCCAATACCAGAAATTCAGAACAGCCCGAACCTGGTGCAGAACCCCGGCTATTAA
- a CDS encoding SusC/RagA family TonB-linked outer membrane protein, with protein sequence MKISLPMPNRNHTGVRKLHLPVGTMLNLACFVFIFLWATTFTYAQTAISGKISDEKGEGIPGATVLVKGTTTGATTDPNGGFTLNAPNGNGVLVVSFIGYQSKEVPINNQSTINVTLAPDTKALDEVVVIGYGTQRKSDVTGAVATVKAEQLQERPSPSLNQALAGRMAGVQVNNNSGRPGGRTTVRVRGFSSINSSNNPLYVVDGVMLPQGNQAQFSNAIDYINPNDIVSVEVLKDASSTAIYGARGANGVILVTTKRGKAGEGQVTYNADFSVNTIGPNRPEVLNAREYLATEDLAYANIAKYDPAGWAQGKYANLDPVKRRTDFSKQFPGVFDENLQPLHDTDWMKEITQNKISQNHQLGFSGGNERTTYSFSLGYRDDEGLVKTSYMKRYSGRFSIDDQVKKWLKVGGTLSYNNQTENLVDINDAVARQMVEDFPFLPVRYANGTYANNRDYPQAEGTMSSYHRLMGRRYILNSQTTNGNVYSNITFFPGLEMRTVLGANILTQETNESSTRTLSIADQGFARAYNRKESFWSLENYLTYNKQFAEIHSITALAGISWQETNFFDMDARIRGFATDYFGFNNLDAGSLRPEVFSEANRFAFSSYFGRINYSLRDKYLLTVTGRADGSSKFGANNKFSFFPSAALAWRVSEEEFLKSNPVISNLKLRTSFGLTGNSEIPPYQSIDILSSTYAYIFGDTRVGGTGLSRLANPDLRWEKTAQYDAGVELGLLQNRISLEADFYYRKTTDMLLDAPAPRTSGYGSIRKNVGSMENKGIELTLNTVNVNTGDFSWNTTFNVSMNRNKVLTLATPADIFGVGGPNFTNQTSIIRIGEPVGSFWGLNRLGVWSEAEKDEAAKFRSYRNGLTILPGDIKYQDVNGDYAITDADRMIIGNGTPKAWGAFINTFKYKNLDLTVELQYNYGNDILDLTLHPSEDRQAIANSYKTVLDAWTPQNQNTQIAEIRDTRAGYVTNVDSRWVKDGSFLRGRNILLGYTIPAELASKIRLNRLRIYGSVQNAFLVTGKDIIGDPEATPTNQDNNNSAFSQGIIWHGYPKPRTFMLGLQVTL encoded by the coding sequence ATGAAAATTAGTTTACCCATGCCAAACAGGAACCACACCGGGGTACGCAAGCTACATCTGCCGGTGGGTACTATGTTAAATTTAGCTTGTTTCGTTTTTATTTTTCTGTGGGCTACCACGTTTACTTACGCCCAAACTGCCATTTCGGGTAAAATCTCCGACGAAAAAGGCGAAGGGATTCCGGGCGCTACTGTTTTGGTAAAGGGCACTACCACCGGCGCAACCACCGACCCGAATGGCGGGTTTACACTAAATGCACCCAATGGAAACGGCGTTTTAGTGGTGTCTTTTATCGGCTATCAATCGAAAGAAGTGCCGATTAATAACCAGTCTACTATTAACGTAACCTTAGCGCCTGATACCAAAGCTTTGGACGAAGTGGTAGTTATTGGTTACGGTACCCAACGTAAATCAGACGTAACCGGCGCGGTTGCTACCGTAAAAGCCGAGCAATTGCAGGAACGCCCATCCCCATCCTTAAACCAGGCTTTAGCCGGCCGGATGGCAGGGGTACAGGTAAACAACAACTCGGGCCGTCCGGGTGGTCGTACTACCGTGCGGGTTCGGGGCTTCAGCTCTATTAACTCTTCCAACAACCCCTTATACGTGGTAGATGGTGTAATGCTGCCACAAGGTAACCAAGCCCAGTTCAGTAACGCCATCGATTACATTAACCCCAACGATATCGTATCGGTAGAGGTATTGAAAGATGCTTCGTCTACGGCTATTTACGGTGCCCGGGGCGCCAACGGCGTTATTTTGGTAACTACCAAACGCGGCAAAGCTGGCGAAGGCCAAGTTACTTATAATGCTGATTTTAGCGTGAATACCATCGGGCCAAATCGTCCGGAAGTTTTAAACGCTCGCGAATATTTAGCTACCGAAGATTTAGCTTATGCCAACATCGCTAAATACGATCCGGCCGGTTGGGCCCAGGGTAAATATGCTAATTTAGATCCAGTAAAGAGAAGAACAGATTTCAGCAAACAGTTTCCGGGGGTTTTCGACGAAAACTTACAGCCTTTGCACGACACCGACTGGATGAAAGAAATTACCCAAAATAAAATTTCGCAAAACCACCAATTAGGCTTTAGCGGCGGTAACGAACGTACTACTTATTCCTTCTCTTTAGGTTACCGCGACGACGAAGGCTTAGTAAAAACGTCGTACATGAAGCGGTACTCCGGCCGGTTTAGCATCGACGATCAAGTTAAAAAATGGTTAAAAGTAGGTGGTACTTTAAGCTATAATAACCAAACCGAAAACTTAGTAGATATTAACGATGCGGTAGCTCGCCAAATGGTAGAAGACTTCCCTTTCTTACCGGTAAGATACGCCAATGGCACTTACGCCAATAATCGGGATTATCCACAGGCCGAAGGTACCATGAGTTCGTATCACCGTTTAATGGGTCGTAGGTATATTTTAAATTCGCAAACTACCAACGGTAACGTATATTCTAACATTACCTTCTTCCCGGGTTTAGAAATGCGGACCGTATTGGGAGCTAATATCCTGACGCAGGAAACGAACGAGTCTAGCACCCGGACCTTATCTATTGCGGACCAAGGTTTTGCCCGGGCCTACAACCGGAAAGAAAGCTTCTGGTCGCTGGAAAACTACTTAACTTATAACAAGCAGTTTGCCGAAATTCACTCTATTACTGCATTAGCTGGTATTTCCTGGCAGGAAACCAACTTTTTTGATATGGACGCGCGGATCCGTGGTTTTGCTACCGATTATTTTGGATTTAATAACTTAGATGCGGGTTCTCTTCGCCCAGAAGTATTCTCGGAAGCTAACCGGTTTGCTTTTAGCTCTTACTTTGGCCGGATTAACTATAGCTTAAGAGATAAATATTTGCTTACCGTAACTGGTCGGGCTGATGGTTCTTCTAAGTTTGGTGCCAACAATAAGTTTTCCTTCTTCCCTTCTGCGGCTTTAGCCTGGCGGGTTTCTGAAGAAGAGTTCCTGAAAAGCAACCCTGTTATTTCTAATTTAAAATTACGGACCAGCTTTGGTTTAACCGGTAACTCCGAAATTCCGCCATATCAATCCATTGATATATTAAGCTCTACTTACGCTTATATATTTGGCGATACCCGGGTGGGTGGTACAGGCCTTAGCCGCTTGGCTAACCCCGATTTACGTTGGGAAAAAACAGCACAGTACGATGCCGGGGTAGAATTAGGTTTATTACAGAACCGGATTAGCTTAGAAGCTGATTTTTATTACCGCAAAACTACGGATATGTTATTGGATGCTCCGGCACCCCGTACCAGCGGTTACGGCTCTATCCGGAAGAACGTAGGCTCTATGGAAAACAAAGGGATTGAATTAACTTTAAATACCGTTAACGTTAATACCGGCGATTTCTCCTGGAATACTACCTTTAACGTTTCCATGAACCGGAACAAAGTACTTACCCTGGCTACACCAGCCGATATTTTTGGGGTAGGTGGCCCTAACTTTACGAACCAAACCAGCATTATCCGGATTGGTGAACCAGTAGGTTCTTTCTGGGGATTAAATCGTTTAGGCGTATGGAGCGAAGCCGAAAAAGACGAAGCTGCTAAATTCCGGAGCTATCGTAACGGTTTAACCATTCTGCCTGGCGATATTAAATACCAAGATGTAAACGGCGACTACGCTATTACCGATGCCGACCGGATGATTATTGGTAACGGTACTCCTAAAGCCTGGGGGGCATTTATCAACACGTTTAAGTATAAGAACCTCGATTTAACCGTTGAATTGCAGTACAACTACGGCAACGACATTTTAGATTTAACTTTGCACCCCAGCGAAGACCGCCAAGCTATTGCCAACAGCTACAAAACAGTTTTGGATGCTTGGACACCACAAAACCAGAACACGCAAATTGCTGAAATCCGGGATACCCGCGCTGGTTATGTTACCAACGTAGACTCTCGCTGGGTAAAAGATGGTTCATTCCTGCGGGGTCGTAACATTTTATTGGGTTACACCATTCCAGCGGAGCTGGCCAGCAAAATCCGTTTAAACCGCCTGCGCATTTATGGTTCCGTGCAGAATGCTTTCTTAGTTACCGGTAAAGATATTATCGGCGATCCGGAAGCTACTCCCACTAACCAGGATAATAACAACAGTGCTTTCTCGCAAGGTATTATCTGGCATGGTTATCCAAAGCCCCGCACCTTTATGCTTGGCTTACAGGTTACATTGTAA
- a CDS encoding creatininase family protein — protein sequence MSPRPYILSETNWKTVKDTHYNVAVLPWGATEAHNYHMPYATDTILAEHVAAKAAGLAWEQDVKVMVLPAIAFGVNTGQLDIPFTINLNPSTQALILRDIVDSLSGQNVKKLVILNAHGGNDFRQMIRELQGTCPDMFISAVNWWRTAKDTDFFDEPGDHAGELETSAVMHIAPDLVLPLSEAGDGKSNKLLLKAHQQGWAWTPRAWTKATSDTGVGNPALSTAEKGERFVAATAANIAGYFVELAHADLNNLYEQHLQS from the coding sequence ATGTCTCCTAGACCTTATATATTAAGCGAAACCAATTGGAAAACGGTAAAAGACACCCATTACAACGTAGCCGTTTTACCCTGGGGTGCCACCGAAGCTCATAATTACCACATGCCCTACGCCACCGATACTATTTTGGCGGAGCACGTAGCCGCCAAAGCTGCTGGGCTAGCCTGGGAGCAGGATGTAAAAGTGATGGTGCTGCCTGCCATTGCTTTTGGGGTAAATACCGGCCAGTTAGATATTCCGTTTACCATTAACCTGAACCCCAGCACGCAGGCTTTAATTTTGCGCGACATTGTAGATTCCCTTTCGGGGCAAAACGTAAAAAAGTTAGTTATTTTAAATGCGCACGGCGGTAATGATTTCCGGCAAATGATCCGGGAATTGCAGGGCACTTGCCCGGATATGTTTATATCTGCGGTAAACTGGTGGCGAACCGCCAAGGATACCGACTTTTTTGATGAACCCGGCGACCACGCCGGCGAACTCGAAACCAGTGCCGTAATGCACATTGCCCCGGATTTGGTGCTACCACTTTCGGAAGCCGGCGATGGAAAAAGCAACAAATTGCTATTAAAAGCCCATCAGCAGGGTTGGGCCTGGACGCCAAGGGCCTGGACTAAAGCTACCAGCGATACCGGGGTAGGGAATCCGGCGCTTTCTACGGCCGAAAAAGGTGAAAGATTTGTGGCGGCAACGGCAGCGAACATAGCCGGTTATTTTGTAGAACTAGCTCATGCTGATTTAAATAACCTGTACGAGCAGCACCTGCAAAGTTAG
- a CDS encoding LytR/AlgR family response regulator transcription factor: MAASLLVNSPIKCLIIDDDSFSARIIQKFINDTDFLELAGVANGGIEATRLLRDTLVDVLFLDIEMPDMSGLDLLTTIQNKDLLVIVTSASREYAVEAFEQNVIDYLVKPITYPRFLIAAQKVCDKLNQKQQPSSTADFTFVKVEQKLVKIYFADIQYIEALGDYVHIVSNNKKTIVYATLKATVSRFPANKFIRVHRSFIVNLDAITAVEGNNVAIGNKFIPIGATYARNVLQLLSKY; this comes from the coding sequence ATGGCTGCTTCTTTGTTAGTTAATTCCCCCATTAAATGTCTGATTATTGATGATGACAGTTTCTCGGCCCGGATTATTCAAAAATTTATAAACGACACTGACTTTTTGGAGCTGGCAGGAGTTGCTAACGGAGGCATTGAAGCTACCCGCCTTTTACGCGACACCCTCGTAGACGTTTTATTTCTGGATATAGAAATGCCCGACATGTCGGGCCTGGATTTGCTCACCACCATTCAGAATAAAGATCTGCTGGTAATTGTTACCAGTGCCAGCCGCGAATACGCCGTAGAAGCTTTTGAACAGAACGTAATTGATTACCTCGTAAAGCCCATTACGTACCCGCGCTTTTTAATTGCCGCGCAAAAAGTATGCGATAAATTAAACCAAAAACAGCAACCCAGCAGCACCGCCGACTTTACTTTCGTGAAAGTTGAGCAGAAACTTGTAAAAATTTATTTCGCCGACATCCAGTACATCGAAGCCTTGGGCGATTACGTGCACATTGTATCAAATAACAAAAAAACCATTGTGTACGCTACCTTAAAAGCTACCGTTAGCCGGTTTCCGGCTAACAAATTTATCCGGGTGCACCGCTCTTTTATCGTTAACCTGGATGCCATTACTGCTGTAGAAGGCAACAACGTAGCCATCGGCAACAAGTTTATTCCTATTGGCGCCACTTATGCCCGCAATGTGCTGCAGTTGCTCAGCAAGTACTAA
- the pta gene encoding phosphate acetyltransferase, whose amino-acid sequence MTKTIFIASAEPYSGKSMVALGLVNMLLGKAQKIGYFKPIINSSSTDKKDVHIETIVNYFNLPVQYADTFAFTGSEVLRMIEANNQGEIIDTIISKYKQFEENYDFTLVEGTDFTGEGTAFEFDINVTVAKNLGIPVVLVVSGENKTTAQVINAVFTAWRNFEAREVQVIAIIANKVNPVQADDVRELLRSQLPPGLISAVIPEDKSLKNPTMHEICQSLGGKLLFGEQQLSNQVDNFVTGAMQVPNFLKHIKDNVLIVTPGDRGDIIICALQANLSANYPRIAGIVLTAGSEPEEPIIQLIEGLQTVVPIVAVKTGTFQTTTEIGAIKSQITPDNPKKIELAIDTFEKYVDVAALDEKIVTFTAEGITPHMFQYQLVKWAKSQKKHIVLPEGNDDRILRAAARLINQEVVDLTILGNATDIAAAIKRMGLPLDMSRVRIINPAESEYYEEYVHTLYELRKNKNVELEMAYDLMTDVSYFGTMMVYKGHADGMVSGAVHTTLHTIRPALQFVKTKPGVSIVSSVFFMCLPDRVSVFGDCAVNPNPTAEQLAEIAISSAESSQRFGIEPRIAMLSYSSGTSGEGAEVEKVRLATEIVKQKRPDLKVEGPIQYDAAVDPEVGKQKLPNSEVAGQASVLIFPDLNTGNNTYKAVQRETGALAIGPMLQGLNKPVNDLSRGCTVDDIFNTVVITAIQSQG is encoded by the coding sequence ATGACAAAAACAATTTTTATTGCGTCAGCAGAACCTTACAGCGGCAAATCAATGGTGGCATTGGGTTTGGTAAACATGTTATTGGGGAAAGCCCAAAAGATCGGCTACTTTAAACCTATAATTAATAGCAGTTCCACGGATAAAAAAGACGTGCACATCGAAACCATCGTGAATTATTTTAATTTACCGGTGCAGTATGCCGATACTTTTGCTTTTACCGGAAGTGAGGTTTTGCGGATGATTGAAGCGAATAACCAAGGCGAAATTATTGATACCATTATTAGTAAATACAAGCAGTTCGAAGAAAACTACGATTTTACTTTAGTAGAAGGTACCGATTTTACCGGCGAAGGAACTGCTTTTGAGTTTGATATAAACGTTACGGTAGCTAAAAACCTGGGTATTCCGGTAGTTCTGGTGGTTTCCGGCGAAAATAAAACTACGGCCCAGGTAATTAATGCGGTGTTTACCGCCTGGCGCAATTTCGAAGCCCGCGAAGTACAGGTTATTGCAATAATCGCCAACAAAGTAAACCCGGTGCAAGCCGACGATGTACGGGAATTATTGCGGAGCCAATTACCACCGGGTTTGATATCGGCGGTAATCCCGGAAGATAAAAGTTTAAAAAACCCGACCATGCACGAGATTTGCCAAAGTTTAGGGGGTAAACTCTTGTTCGGGGAGCAACAACTCAGCAACCAGGTCGATAATTTTGTGACCGGGGCCATGCAGGTGCCTAACTTCCTCAAACACATTAAAGACAATGTACTAATCGTAACGCCCGGTGACCGCGGCGATATTATTATTTGTGCGTTGCAGGCTAATTTATCGGCCAATTACCCCCGGATTGCCGGTATCGTGCTTACCGCCGGCTCCGAACCCGAAGAACCTATAATACAACTAATTGAAGGTTTGCAAACCGTAGTGCCCATTGTTGCGGTAAAAACCGGTACTTTTCAGACTACCACTGAAATTGGCGCTATTAAATCGCAGATCACACCGGATAACCCCAAGAAAATTGAACTAGCCATTGATACTTTCGAGAAATACGTGGACGTGGCGGCTTTAGACGAGAAGATAGTAACCTTTACCGCCGAAGGAATTACGCCGCACATGTTTCAGTACCAACTGGTAAAATGGGCCAAAAGCCAGAAAAAACACATTGTACTACCCGAAGGCAACGACGACCGCATTCTACGGGCTGCAGCCCGCCTGATAAACCAGGAAGTGGTAGATTTAACCATACTGGGCAACGCTACAGATATTGCCGCGGCGATTAAACGCATGGGCTTGCCCCTGGATATGAGCCGCGTGCGTATTATTAACCCCGCGGAGTCGGAGTATTACGAAGAATACGTGCATACATTGTATGAGCTCCGGAAAAACAAAAACGTGGAACTCGAAATGGCTTACGACCTGATGACGGACGTATCGTATTTCGGGACGATGATGGTGTACAAAGGCCACGCCGACGGTATGGTGTCGGGGGCGGTACATACTACTTTGCATACCATCCGGCCAGCTTTGCAGTTCGTGAAAACCAAACCGGGCGTATCTATTGTATCGTCGGTCTTTTTTATGTGTTTGCCCGACCGTGTATCGGTTTTTGGCGATTGCGCCGTAAACCCGAATCCCACCGCCGAGCAGTTAGCCGAAATTGCGATTTCCTCTGCCGAGAGCAGTCAGCGTTTTGGCATTGAGCCGCGCATTGCCATGTTGTCGTATTCATCGGGCACTTCCGGCGAAGGCGCTGAGGTAGAAAAAGTGCGGTTAGCCACCGAAATTGTAAAACAGAAACGCCCGGATTTAAAAGTGGAAGGACCGATTCAGTACGATGCAGCCGTAGACCCGGAAGTAGGCAAACAAAAATTACCCAACTCAGAAGTAGCGGGCCAGGCCAGTGTTTTAATCTTCCCGGATTTAAATACGGGTAATAATACATACAAAGCCGTGCAACGCGAAACCGGTGCCTTAGCCATCGGCCCCATGCTGCAAGGCCTTAACAAACCAGTAAATGACTTAAGCCGCGGCTGCACCGTGGATGATATTTTTAACACCGTCGTGATTACCGCTATCCAAAGTCAGGGGTAG